Below is a window of Senegalia massiliensis DNA.
GCCATTTCTCTTTCACTATCAAAATAGGCAATACATATAAAATTTCCACCTAAAATTTCTTTAATATCAATTTCTTTGTTATTATTCTCAACACAAAGAGTTGAATAAACACTTTCATAAGATATCTTTCCTTCATTTAAAAACAAATCTAAACAAATAAAATATCCTGATTCTCCTTCAAACATAATCTCATTCTCTTCTATAATTTTATCCATACTTCTTAGTTTTATTTGAAAATCGCTCTCTTCATCTTTTTTATTTAATGCAATCTCTATAATAAATCTTTTTTCAATTTGTCTAAAATATATTTCATTAGTTTCTTTATATTCTGTACCATATTTAATTTTATCTTCTATATGTCCTATAGCCGTACTTATATTTTTTAGTCTAATTACCTCTTTATCTACTATTTTTTGTTGACTTTTTATAAAAGATAGTAATTTAATAACATCTTTACTATCTAATATTTTCTTAAGTTCCTTAAGAGGTGCTCCTATCTGTTTTGAATATTTAATTAGATCTAAATACATAAACTGATTTATTGTATAGTATCTATAGTTAGTATGTGGATCAACATAGGCTGGTTTTAAAAGTCCCATTTTGTCATAAAGCCTTAATGCTTGAATAGATACATTATTAATCTTAGCTGTTTCTCCTATAGAAAAATATTTTTCCATAAATTCCTCCCTAATATAATTACTATATATAAAATATAAATCAATTTTCTATTCTATATACTTTTCTTAAATTATATATATTTCTAGTGTAAATAACTATATTACCTATTTTGTATTGCCCTACTTATAATCTTATTGTAAATTTCAATTAAATAAGGTTCATTAGAATATTTATCCAGGTTATTAGTTTTAACCCATCCTACAGCACTAGTTTCATATTCATTCAAAATTAACTCTTCATTTTCATCTGCTATTAATATATAAGATATATTTAGGTGTAAATGGGAAGAAACATACTTTCCCCTTTTAACATGACCATATACTGGTATAATATCAATAGATATAATCTCCTTGGTTAATGGCCAGACTTTAGAAATCCCTGTTTCTTCTTTTGCTTCTTTGAGTGCCACTTCTAGCATATAGTTATTTCCATCTGCATGACCTCCAGTCCAAGTCCAAGTATTATAAATATTATGATGAATCATAAGTACCTTGTCTAAAGATTTATTTAAGATTAATCCAGAGCTAGTCATATGAGCTATCTCATTTTCTCTAGTTAGTATATCGTCATAAAATTTATCTATATACTCTAAAATAACTTTTTTATCATTAACTTCTTGTTCGTTAATTGGTTTATAATTCTTTATTTCTTCTCTAAAGTTAATAAGTCTACACTTCCTTTATATTTTATAATTAAATATTTAGAATTGTGGTTATTTATTTCTAATTTTATTTTATCTTATTTTGCAAAGATTTTACTACTTATGGCATGTTGACTGTCAATTAACTTGTATTATTATAGTTATTGTTTACAATAAAAAG
It encodes the following:
- a CDS encoding NUDIX domain-containing protein — protein: MNFREEIKNYKPINEQEVNDKKVILEYIDKFYDDILTRENEIAHMTSSGLILNKSLDKVLMIHHNIYNTWTWTGGHADGNNYMLEVALKEAKEETGISKVWPLTKEIISIDIIPVYGHVKRGKYVSSHLHLNISYILIADENEELILNEYETSAVGWVKTNNLDKYSNEPYLIEIYNKIISRAIQNR
- a CDS encoding MerR family transcriptional regulator gives rise to the protein MEKYFSIGETAKINNVSIQALRLYDKMGLLKPAYVDPHTNYRYYTINQFMYLDLIKYSKQIGAPLKELKKILDSKDVIKLLSFIKSQQKIVDKEVIRLKNISTAIGHIEDKIKYGTEYKETNEIYFRQIEKRFIIEIALNKKDEESDFQIKLRSMDKIIEENEIMFEGESGYFICLDLFLNEGKISYESVYSTLCVENNNKEIDIKEILGGNFICIAYFDSEREMAMDKLLKYIKENNIHPLGIGVETQLFNTIEQGENSDLLYELQILI